The genomic segment TTTTTATGGTTAAAGTACGTACAAATCAATGCTAAATTAGCTTTTTTCCTTCATTTCATTAACAGTAAGTTATCATTTTTAAGAGAGATCATATGAAATCGTCGTTACGTCGCTATAAATCTACCTTTCCTGCAGTTTCTTCTACTGCTTATATAGATTCATCGAGTGTTTTAATTGGTGACATTACTATTGGTGAAGATTCAAGTGTTTGGCCGTTAGTTGTTGCAAGGGGGGATGTGAATCATATTTCAATTGGTGATCGAACAAATATTCAAGATGGTTCTGTTCTTCACGTTACTCATAAAAATACAGACAACCCAAAAGGCGCACCTTTAATCATTGGTAATGATGTCACTATTGGTCACAAAGTAATGCTTCATGGTTGCATCATTGAAGATCGCGTACTAGTTGGTATGGGAAGTATTATTTTAGACAATGCACGAATAGAAGAGGACGTCATGATTGGTGCAGGTAGTTTAGTTCCACCAAATAAAAAATTAGAAAAAGGCCACCTTTATATAGGTAGCCCAGTAAAACAGGTTCGCCCTCTATCTATAGAGGAAATAGCATCACTTAAAAAATCAGCAATGAATTATGTCTCATTTAAGAATGACTATATAGAAGAGGAAACTATCTGATATCTAT from the Aliivibrio wodanis genome contains:
- a CDS encoding putative acyltransferase, translating into MKSSLRRYKSTFPAVSSTAYIDSSSVLIGDITIGEDSSVWPLVVARGDVNHISIGDRTNIQDGSVLHVTHKNTDNPKGAPLIIGNDVTIGHKVMLHGCIIEDRVLVGMGSIILDNARIEEDVMIGAGSLVPPNKKLEKGHLYIGSPVKQVRPLSIEEIASLKKSAMNYVSFKNDYIEEETI